The Rhizobium sp. NLR16a genomic sequence CTGCGACATCAAGGACCCCAACCAGAACATCAACTGGGTGCCGCCGCAGGGCGGCGAGGGGCCGGTCTATCCGAATATGTGAGGGGGCGGGAGCCTATACATGTGAATGATGATTTAACCGGCGTGCGGAGAGACCCGGAACGGACAAGGGAGGCCATCCTGCAGGCCGCCATGGGAGAGATTGTCGCTCACGGCCTTGGAGGCGCGCGGATTGACAAGATTGCCGAACGCTCGGGTTCGAACAAGCGAATGATCTATCATTATTTTGGCGACAAGGAAGGCTTGTACGTCGAGGTACTGGATCACGCTCTCGACAAGATGCGATTAGCGGAAGGAGCTCTTCGGTTGGACGATTGTTCTCCCGTTGAGGGCGTCAAGGTCATCGTTCATTTCGTCTGGCGTTACTTCCTCCAAAACCCGGAGATTATTAGTCTACTCGAAACAGAAAACCTGCAAAGGGCAAGGTACCTTCGTGCATCGGCGAACGGGCACCTGGTAAATCATCAGCTTATCGAGAAGCTGAGCAAATTAATCGAGCGTGGCAGGAGCGAGGCTCGGTTTCCCGCTGATGTCAGTTCGCTATATGTCTTTCTGACAATTTTCTCGCTGTGTTTCTTCTATCTATCCAATCGATACACGCTCTCGACGATCTTCGACAAAGACCTCGAGGACGCTGGCACGCTCGCGCATTGGGAGGACCATATTGTGCATGTCGTACTCCAATCGCTTTGCTGAGTTTTAGATAACGTCAGGAATTCGTTTCCGAGCCCGGACTGTTCACCACTACGGCCGATCGAAATTCATGTATCCAGATCATGATGGATGGGTCCTGTGAAGCGAATAGTTCCACGCTTGTAGCGGGTGTTAAAGCGTCGAAAGTGTTTCGCGCGATTGACGCACGTTCCGATGCGGTTGTGATGTTTGTCGTTGATTGGATCACGCGGGATGATGACCTTGGGTGCTGCGGCCTCGTTCGTCATTTCGGCATGTTCGAACACGTGGTTTTTCTGCATCAGCATCGTCCTGTCCTCGCTGTCAGGGGCGCACTGGAACGCTTACATCACAGCGGAATGATCGGACATTGCTGACCGTGAAGGTTTGTAACCACGGCGGTTCGCCCCCTTTTGCTGTCCTCTCGTTGATGTAGATCATGGAGCAGTTCGCGGCTTCATGACAGTCATTGCGCGAAAGACGGCTGCAACACGGTCGTCGGCGCATTGGGGACGATATCATGAAGCACCCAACGGAAACGACGGTGAACACGATCACCGGGGAAAAAGGGGCTGGATCCTATCCAGCCTTCAACAAAGCACATCCTCCATTTATGACCAACCCGGACGTTTTCCCTCCGGAGCGTAGTGCGTCGGCTCGGATCGGCCAACCTTTCAGGATCCAGCAGAAGGACTTCTTCGGCGTTCATGATCAGCAATACCCGTGGCCCGAAATGCGGCACGATTCACCGAGCCAATGGCAGCGCAGGAAAGATCTGCAGGCGGCGCAGAAGCGCGAAGTTGATCACTACTTGGTGATCCGGAATCAGTACTGGGCGCTATTCGACCGGCGCATGTATGGAGCGAAGACGGTCGCTAAGGTCTCCTATGAACGGGGTACAACTTATTCCCATAAAGAAGCGCAGCATCAATCAACGACATCCCGCTTCGGGGTTGATCTCGGTCTTAATCTTGATGCTAACATTTTTGGTGCGCTTCTCCTCGCTGGCGGAAGTGGCGCGAATCCGTTGAGCGATTCGAGTATGAGCGCGAGATTCAGTTATGATTTTTCACGCACGCTCGAGTTTACGAAAAGTGACGAAGTGACGTACCACGAGACAGAAATACAATCAACAGAGACGACGTTCGAAGCGGATACGCAGTATCTTTACTGGCAAATCTGCAACGACGTTTTACTCTATCGGGTCACACAGCAGCAGGCTGACAGTGAAGTGATCGCGTCCGGCGCGTTCATGAACAGGGTCGTGTCGCGCATCGGCACGCCTTACGTGCAGCCTTTTGAGATGGGGCCAAGCACGGCGCCAAACAACGATGCCAGTGCACGCGCGAATTAAAATTGTACTTGCTTTTCGGACCGCAAACCACCCACCCGACGCCGTCGAGGCAGGGCTGGACCGTGCGATCATGGGCGCGAAAGCTATCGCGGATTGCAGCGTTGGCGGCCATGACCACCATGACGGCACGCTACGCTACGCAAGGCTTCGCGCGCCGTCGGCCACGGCAGAGCAAGCTTCCCCATGCTACGGAATCCAGTTCACCACGCCCGGCGCTGCAGGTACCCGATCTCGTCGACGATTTGCAGGCTGGGCGTGCAGAAGAAGCGGATGCGCTCCTGTAGCTTGCCTTCACGTTCGGCGCGTGCGAGCACGGCGATCAGGCCAGCCAGGGTGCAGAAGTAGACGCCTCTGCCCGCTTTGACGGCTTCAGCACCGAGGGCGGTTGCCAGATGGCTCTTGCCGGTTCCAGGCGGTCCAAGGAAGTGGACGGATTCGCACCGCTGGACGAACCCGAGCTGGGCCAGCGTGAAGATACGATCCCTGCCGAGGGACGGCTGGAAGGCGAAGTCGAAACCCGCGAGCGTCATGATGGTAGCCAGGCTGCCCATCTTCAGCGCGGGCTTGATATCGCTGTTCTCGTGCAGCGTCAGCTCTTCCGACAGCAGGATGTCGATCGCATCCAGCGTCGACAATTCTCCTTGTTCAAGGCGGCGGACGACATAGTCGAGCGCTTCGAGTGCACGCGGCATCTTCAGCCCGACGAGATCATGACGGATGCGATCGATCATGGACGGCATGGCCCGAGGATGGCGCTCATGGGCGGTCCTCCTGTGCCATGGCCTGACCGACGGGGTCGTAGAAAGCAAGGGATCGTTGAAGGACCTTGGCGCCGGCATTCTGAAGGGTGACGCCGCGGTCGCCTGCCTTCGGCCATGAGCGATGAGACGTCATGCTTCGTCGATGGTCGCGATGCACGCGTCGCTGCTTTGGCCCCCCGGGGATCGGATGAAGGGCGACCAAGGTACCGTTCGCGAATGCCAACCTGCCTGGCGATCGCCGATACTGACAGGCACTGCCGATGCAAATCCAGAATCATTATCGTCTCCCTCAGCTTGATCACCAATTCCCTCCTTCCTTCCGGACATCGGAAGGAGTATCGAGGAGGCGCACCCCGGAAGACCGGCGGCACACCCAAACTGGGGAAGATTCAAACGGCATATTTGGGGAACATTGATCCGGTAACGACACGAGGTGTTTGGATTCGAGGTTGATCTGGCCGTCCAACCAGCTATGGCTTTGCCTCAGGAAGCCTGGACGGTCCTATTCGATGGCGTGCCCGGTCTTTTTTTGCGCCGATCATCGTTTCGAGGGTTGCCACGTGGACCTCGTTTTCCGGCGCGGCGCCTTCCGTGGTGCCGGCCAACCATGTCAGTCCGGCGACCGCTGGTAGCAGCAGGAAGATAGACGGCGTTACACTGCGGCGTGCGAAGGCATGGACGAGCTCCTGCACTTCCGGTGGGATCTGCGGTCCATCGACCTTTAGAAAGCCCATCCGGGAATGATCGGCACCAGTGTGGGCATGCGCAAGGAGCAGCTCGAGACCACCGGCTACATTGATCACGTTAATCGGCTCGTGATCGAGCTTCGCGACTTCTTTGAGTAGCCACGTGATCTCCGCACCCGAGAAGCCAATCCCCTGCCCCCACGCACGAAACGCGGCCACGCCGTCCGCGTCTGCGGTGAGGTTAGCAAGAAAAGCGTGGACCGCTGGCGACAATTTGCCAGCAGCTTCGAACACATTGCGGATGTCCTGCACCAAGCCAGCCGCAAGCACCGTGGGCGCCGTTTCGTCATCGGATTGGAGGGCAGCGGGTGCCGCGCGCCCTGCTGCAGTGAGCAGGTTGGAGCGGATCGCATGGCGACGCGGAACGTTCAACTTCAGCATGCCGTGAACCACGGCATCGCCGCAGCGCGCCACCGTCTTCCAGTCGGCCGCGCGCTCGCCCTGCGCCCAGGCAGCCGCGGCAGTCACTGCGGGATGTTCTTCAAGGAGGTCGTCCAACGGATCGTTCATGGCGAGTTCCTTCAGTTCTTGACGCGTTAGTTGCGATGCGGATCAGTAATCGGTCCAAACCTTGATGTCGTTGAAGCCTTGGTTGCTGACTGTAACCAGCGCGCCACGACCTTCACTGATCGATGTCTGCCACGGTTGGCCGGCCTCAAGCGGCTGCTTGTTGAGAGGCTTGCAGCAAAGCTCGATGTGCCAGCCCAGAACTGAATCGCCCCTATCGCTGCACTGCGCGAACAGGGTGGTTCCAAGGCCGACCGGGCGCGTGCTGTAGACCTTGCTTCTGCCCGGTTTGAGGGTAGTTTGCCCTGACATTCGACTTCCTTTCGTCGGATTAACATTCTCTGGCGGAAGGACGGTGGCCCGACGATTGAAATAAATCGGGCGCCCGTACTTGTTTGCGTATGACATGGACGAAGAAACTTCGCCCTGCATTATCGATGTCGGCCGGCGCGCCGATGATCCTGTTGAACGATCTTTCTGGCTGACACCAGGCTAAACTGGTGTGCGTGAAAGAATTCCCAATTGAGGCCGCCTGCGCAGGAGCCCGCTGAAGTATCATTCGTTAATTTTGATGGTGACATTTTTTTCCCCGTTCAAATCAGAGGTGCTCACTTTGAACCAAACACTCTTTGTCTGTTGCTCAATGAGCATCCCCTCTCCAGCATATTCGAAAAGCTCATCTCGCGATGACAGCACGTCCTTCACTGACCGACCGGATACAACTGCTACCCGCTCACGGAGGTCATGCGACCGCAGTCGAAGATATAGGAATTGCGGTAGCGCATATTCGTATCGTTTTGGCGTGAGAAGTATTGTTCTCTCAAGTGAGCTATTCGCATCCCATTGTCCTGATTGCTTGACTTCGATGACCGAGAATCTGCCCTTTAACTCCGCGTCACGACTTACGCCGCCGTCATCCCAATAGAGGTCGTACGAGTACTGCTCATCGTTGTCTTCCCCAGGCACGGGGGGATAAAGCGACAGCACGAGAGGCTGATCGTATTTGTCTAGAGCCTGGATATTCTTGAAAGGAACATCCAGGTTTGAAACATGATGACGCTCTGGGATAATCGCTCCTTCCCTCACGAATATCGGAAGAGAATCGATCTCCGCGGCCATCGAAAGACGCTGCCCGCCGGTAATTGGATTCGTGCCATCGATCAAATCACGTACGACGTCGTACTGGAACCACTTCGTAGACCGCCCCTCGCCGGTGCGAGGAAAGTAGACCTCGGTTTCAGCCAAATACGATCCGGCTTGGCCAGCGGCGCTCTTCGTTAAAATTGGTGCGACAAGGACCGATTTGGCAAGGAAGAATTGCGTTCCCAGAATATCCCGATTTTCTTCAGTGAAGATTCCCGCGTCACCGTCCCAAAGGCACATGGCCCTGTTAATCGGCGCGCCCGTTTGCGTGTTTTCATACATTGCATCGTACAGCAGATGATGCCAGCGGACTCTGAAGCACACGAATTCCGCCATGATCTGACCGAAGTTCTTCGATCCATCGGCCGTCGCAGGGTCAGTGTAGTTGTAGACTTCCTGATATTGTTTCATGGCGTCATAGTGATTGCGGACCCATGGCTGTAGTGCGGCAGCCTGTGTCCAGCGCGTGATTAGTTCAGGTTCGCTGATGGCGCCGATGTCGATATCTTCCGGACCAAGCACGAGGCGATCGTAGACTGCAGGATTGTGGCTGCGATTTTTTTGCTCACCATAAAATGTATTAGCTGGGTTTGTCGGATCTTCACCCGGCGCGAAGCCTCCCAGATCTGCCCCTACGATAGGAAAGCCGGACATCCCGAGATTGAGAATCTGCGGTATACACACCTGCAAGTGATGCCAAGTGGATGCGTTGTCACCGGTCCAATGTCCGGAATAATGTTGCAGGCCGGGGTAACCGCTTCGGCAAATCACGTAGCTGCGCTTGAAGTCCTTCAGCAAATCCGCGTGAGCCTCGAGACCAAATTCGTATGTGGAGCGCGCCACCATATATGCATGCAAATTCCGCAGCTCCACGAACGGAGTTTTACGGCCATCGCCGAAGCGTGGATCAGTCAACAGCAACTGTCCGTGATAACTGCGCCAATTGAACATATTGGATCGACGGTGATCATCCGTAGGAGACTCGCCAGTAAGCGACCAGCCGAACTGATTGCGAGGAGAAGATGTGTCAGCAAAATTCTTGCCATCCTCCACATGTGGCATAGGGTCGGGGACTGCCATGTCCTGCCAGACGAAGCCTAGCCCGTTTCGCAGGAGGTTGGCATATTGTTTTCCCCAAAAACGCGCAGCTTCGGTTCTGCCGTAGTCAGTCACCACCGCGCCGATGGTATCCCGTTCTCCGGTCTGGGCGTTTACGCCATAATCCAGCACCAAAACGTTCTGATCGGGGTAGCGGACGCCCGCCAGCGGGGTGTAGGTGAGACCTGGATAGGCTGCTTCGCTTCGCGGACCGCGGAATTTTGTGATGTTGCCTTCGCCCTCATTTCGTACGTAGTAAGAGTTTTCGATCAAACCCTTGGCGGTCTCATACTGGGTCTTTGCAAGATCGTTTGGATCGTACGCAATCTTGTCAGCGCGAATGAATGGAGTGATGTTTGTCTGGCATTGCAGACCGTAATCTGCCGCCCAGTCAAATACCGATTTGCCGATTCCGACAGCGCCCCCGGACCAGAAGCTGCTCTTAATCGAGAACACCTTTTTGTCTTCCTGGACGTCTATATCGATACCGAGACCCTCAATCGGCACACCGAAACCGCGATATCCCTCAACGATATCCTCAACATAGACATGTATCTGATCGGTATCGCCTTGCGGACGAAGCAGGCCAAGGCAACCGTATTTGGCCTGATAATAGCCGAAGATATACTTAGGCGGCATGACTGCGCGTCGATTCAGGAGCCCGGCGGGCGCATCAGGAGAAAGAGTCCCTCGTCCCATCAGATAGGTATATGTGTCCAAGATATTGCTTGCGGTTTCGCCGAACATGTAATGGCAGTCAAATTCGCCATGCTGCGCGCCGGCGATAACAGTCTGCGAGTCGCGAGCCACACCTTTGAGCGAAAAAAATGTTTGGCCGGTATTATCAAGAAAGGCGCCGAGAAAAGCTGGCTTTTCATTGATGACGGATCGCTCGATGTAAAAGGGCGCGTTCAGGTATTGTGGGACGTAATAGTTCGCCTTGAACGTATCCTTGTACGACACGCTGTTGGGGAAGACCTCCGGTTGATTGTACCAGAGGTTATCGTAATTGTAGCAAGTAATTTCCTGCCCGTTGCGATCCAGACCGGAGCGTCCACTATGGGAATAACCGCTTGCTCCTTCGTCCGGATCGGCATTCGACGTGAGATTGTAGTCGAGTATTCCGCCAAGGCCGAAGTAGTGGGTGGCTTCCGTTGCTCTACGCACCATATTGGCAACGGTACCAGTGTCTTTTCCCGCATGCATTAGCGGGCCGGAGGACACGTCGATAATACCTCCGTCACTCAGCCTCCGGAGCTGAATCGACAGGAGACCACTCTCAGCTCGGATGAATTCGATGCTGACTGAGCGAAGCAAGATAGAGGCACCATTGCTATTCCAGCTCAGAACAGGGGAGTACCCCAGCGTTGTTTCATGCTGCCTGATTTGTCTCAGCCTGGATGAAACAATAGGGCCATAGACCTTCTCGGGAAAGGCTGAAAGTGAGTTCGCATATGGTGCAAACCGAATCCTAAAGGCGTTTTTCTGACATGACGTAACCTGCAAGACTATCGTGATCGCATGTGCGTCTTCGCTTTCGGAATCGCTCTTTGCCTGGGCGTCAATGTGAATTGTCCAATCTTGGTCGAATCCCCCTGTCGATCTGGGTGCTCCGTCCCAAAAAACGGAATAGAGAACGACATCGTCGCCGACGGTCCATTCGTCCGCGGGAACATAATCATAGGTATTGTACGGCTTCCAAGAAGCCGGTAGCTTTCTGTCAGACATTGTTCATGCCTCTCAATAAACTGGATAGGGCGCTTAGGAAGCACGGTGGAACTCGAAGGCGATCCAGATGCAATCTGTATCGGAATAATATTGATGGGGCGGGTAATAGAAGCACGGATTTTCGGCGCTTGCTGAACGCGCGACATCGGAATGCCCACCCCAGGCGTTGTAAGTTGTGACGATAGGCATCGGTGAATGTGTCGCACCGGGAGCAAGCCGATGCTCCTCATAAAGACCCGCGAAGGACGCCGATGCATCGAACGGAAAAGAATAGTCGCTCAAGGCCACGTTTGCGGGCTCTATGTTCACTGCCTGTTGCGCAGTTTTCAGGTCCCTGAATTTTTGCATGCGACCAAACCCCACGAGTTGTGTGTGGATCTCCAAAAAATTGTGGTAATGGACGTCGTGGACACCTGCATCGGACCCGGCCGGCAACCACCAAAGATTGGCGTAAACGTTGTAACCGAGAGGCTCACTTCCAGGAGGAGATGACTGGCCTGCCATTTTCCAAGGGTCGATCTTGACGAGGTGGTCGAGCTGCAATTGACTTGAAATCCACAGCGGAAGGGACGGAAATCCCTCCGGGTATTGGTAGCGCGTCCAGGAATCCGCCTCAGCGAAAACGTCCGACGTGTGATTTTTTGGCTCGCGGACGTGAACAAGCGACACAAGACCGTCGGCTGATGCGTACGCGGTCGAGATCTGGACACCCGAACGGACGATTGCGCTTTGCAGCGGCTGTACAGTATGCTTGAGGGGAGAAGCAACGGCCGGCGACTTATCGTCATCCGCGTCTGCCGACACAAAGACGGGCTGCGAACCAAGGTTGGTCAAAATGATACTGCTGATGTCACGCGCAGAAAAGAGCGTTCCTGTGTCGAAACTGTAAAGATTGCTGACGAGAAAGCCGCTCAAGTGTTTGCCGTTGAAGGGATACGGCGTCGCAACATTCTCGCCCGACCCTGGTTGCACCACGATGGATTGCGGTGCCGCGGGGTTGGCACCAGGCCCCCTTCGCATATCTGGACCTTGGGGGCCGCGAAGATCGGCAACGAGAAGCCGTGGCGGGCGTCTGTTCGAATCATCGTTTATGGTCTCACGTACCGGGTCTGGGGCTGCATCCGCTCGTCGCGCCAGCATCAAACCTCCTGCGATTCCTCCGCCACCCAGCAGAAGTTTGCGCCGCGAAAGACGGCTTTCATCTACAGATTTATGATCTTCCAGTTGCCCGCCATTCGGGATGAACGTTTTCATGAGTGTCGTCCTCCGCAGTAACCCGTTCTCATCGGCGCATAACTTGGGTTCGCTGTTACGAGAGTGTGCCAGACATCAAAAGAAATGTGACTGATCAACGTAGCTCCCCGGGGTCTGCGGTCTCTCACATGATTTGTAAGTTTGATTGATCCCGCAGTTGTTTCGGCTGCGGCGTGTCGGCGGCCCCGCGACGGATCGGGATGTGCCACCTCCAACTGGGGGGCTACCCAAACCCGATCCGCTTGCAAGCCGTCCCCGGGATCGCGACGAATGCACGTTGCCTTCTTTTCAAACCGTTCGCTGCCGAAATGTGCCATTAGAGTCTCCGTGACGAGATATAAGATTCATTGCGGGTCTAAACCGTCATGACGCAAGTGTCAACGTCATAGGTCATCAGTGCGCGTATATTGCCGCGACAACATAACTCGCCACTCCATGGAGGAGGCATTTCGTTAGCCTGATTGCGTTTTCACTCATCTAGTGGCAGCGAGGAATTCCTCGGCGACTCGCGCCGGGGCGCGGGCCACTCCTCGAGCGGGACGAACGTTCCTCCATCCCACAGAGACCTCCTGCCGGTCGAGTGGCAAGCGCAGACCAAGCAGCGA encodes the following:
- a CDS encoding TIM-barrel domain-containing protein codes for the protein MSDRKLPASWKPYNTYDYVPADEWTVGDDVVLYSVFWDGAPRSTGGFDQDWTIHIDAQAKSDSESEDAHAITIVLQVTSCQKNAFRIRFAPYANSLSAFPEKVYGPIVSSRLRQIRQHETTLGYSPVLSWNSNGASILLRSVSIEFIRAESGLLSIQLRRLSDGGIIDVSSGPLMHAGKDTGTVANMVRRATEATHYFGLGGILDYNLTSNADPDEGASGYSHSGRSGLDRNGQEITCYNYDNLWYNQPEVFPNSVSYKDTFKANYYVPQYLNAPFYIERSVINEKPAFLGAFLDNTGQTFFSLKGVARDSQTVIAGAQHGEFDCHYMFGETASNILDTYTYLMGRGTLSPDAPAGLLNRRAVMPPKYIFGYYQAKYGCLGLLRPQGDTDQIHVYVEDIVEGYRGFGVPIEGLGIDIDVQEDKKVFSIKSSFWSGGAVGIGKSVFDWAADYGLQCQTNITPFIRADKIAYDPNDLAKTQYETAKGLIENSYYVRNEGEGNITKFRGPRSEAAYPGLTYTPLAGVRYPDQNVLVLDYGVNAQTGERDTIGAVVTDYGRTEAARFWGKQYANLLRNGLGFVWQDMAVPDPMPHVEDGKNFADTSSPRNQFGWSLTGESPTDDHRRSNMFNWRSYHGQLLLTDPRFGDGRKTPFVELRNLHAYMVARSTYEFGLEAHADLLKDFKRSYVICRSGYPGLQHYSGHWTGDNASTWHHLQVCIPQILNLGMSGFPIVGADLGGFAPGEDPTNPANTFYGEQKNRSHNPAVYDRLVLGPEDIDIGAISEPELITRWTQAAALQPWVRNHYDAMKQYQEVYNYTDPATADGSKNFGQIMAEFVCFRVRWHHLLYDAMYENTQTGAPINRAMCLWDGDAGIFTEENRDILGTQFFLAKSVLVAPILTKSAAGQAGSYLAETEVYFPRTGEGRSTKWFQYDVVRDLIDGTNPITGGQRLSMAAEIDSLPIFVREGAIIPERHHVSNLDVPFKNIQALDKYDQPLVLSLYPPVPGEDNDEQYSYDLYWDDGGVSRDAELKGRFSVIEVKQSGQWDANSSLERTILLTPKRYEYALPQFLYLRLRSHDLRERVAVVSGRSVKDVLSSRDELFEYAGEGMLIEQQTKSVWFKVSTSDLNGEKNVTIKINE
- a CDS encoding TetR family transcriptional regulator, with the protein product MNDDLTGVRRDPERTREAILQAAMGEIVAHGLGGARIDKIAERSGSNKRMIYHYFGDKEGLYVEVLDHALDKMRLAEGALRLDDCSPVEGVKVIVHFVWRYFLQNPEIISLLETENLQRARYLRASANGHLVNHQLIEKLSKLIERGRSEARFPADVSSLYVFLTIFSLCFFYLSNRYTLSTIFDKDLEDAGTLAHWEDHIVHVVLQSLC